From Pseudomonas alcaligenes, a single genomic window includes:
- a CDS encoding transcription elongation factor GreAB, which translates to MNKQQLHQQVCARLAADLELAIRAAEAAHQAATNEESKAENKYDTRGLEASYLAAGQSRRVEEIRQALAAWRNLVPRDYDEEQGIQLGTLVHLLGRDGQRQCLLLGPDGAGLKLPGEAGEIMLITPRAPLGQQLLGQGPGDEVGIGQQRWLIEHAE; encoded by the coding sequence ATGAACAAGCAGCAGTTGCACCAGCAGGTCTGCGCGCGCCTGGCCGCTGACCTGGAGCTGGCCATTCGCGCCGCCGAGGCGGCCCACCAGGCGGCCACCAACGAAGAGAGCAAGGCCGAGAACAAGTACGACACCCGTGGCCTGGAGGCCTCGTACCTGGCGGCCGGGCAGTCGCGGCGGGTCGAGGAGATCCGCCAGGCGCTGGCCGCCTGGCGCAACCTGGTGCCGCGAGACTATGACGAGGAACAGGGCATCCAGCTCGGTACGCTGGTGCATCTGCTGGGCCGCGACGGCCAGCGCCAGTGCCTGCTGCTCGGCCCGGACGGTGCCGGCCTGAAGCTGCCAGGCGAGGCTGGCGAGATCATGCTGATCACTCCGCGCGCGCCACTGGGCCAGCAACTGCTCGGCCAGGGCCCCGGCGACGAGGTCGGCATCGGCCAGCAGCGCTGGCTGATCGAGCACGCGGAGTAG
- a CDS encoding ABC transporter substrate-binding protein has product MLRRRLWLLIVCLLLGGPLQAREWLVVGAAFPQVYEQGENGQFHGLATDVLRLLAAELGDELRFELYPWARAQRMVELGAADILVGPYRTAEREARFAFAAVPFYQDRMVFYARRQASPRWDGDFASLAGQRIAVVRGWAYGTRFEAARAQLQLDTVESVPNGLRMLAAGRIELLASNQRNTRAPLAELGLDGQLVQLQPEFDVQRGYFAFPRDSAHAELRERFDRAFTRVVEQGLLARLAAPLEVEVP; this is encoded by the coding sequence ATGCTGCGTAGGCGCCTGTGGCTGCTGATTGTCTGTCTGTTGCTCGGTGGGCCGCTGCAGGCCCGTGAGTGGCTGGTGGTGGGCGCCGCCTTCCCGCAGGTGTACGAGCAGGGCGAAAACGGCCAGTTCCATGGCCTGGCCACGGATGTGCTGCGCCTGCTGGCGGCCGAACTGGGTGATGAGCTGCGCTTCGAGCTGTATCCCTGGGCCCGCGCCCAGCGCATGGTCGAACTGGGTGCGGCGGATATCCTGGTCGGCCCCTACCGTACCGCCGAGCGCGAGGCGCGCTTCGCTTTCGCCGCCGTACCCTTCTACCAGGATCGCATGGTGTTCTATGCCCGCCGCCAGGCATCGCCGCGCTGGGATGGCGACTTCGCCAGCCTGGCCGGGCAGCGTATCGCCGTGGTGCGTGGCTGGGCCTACGGCACGCGCTTCGAGGCGGCGCGCGCGCAGTTGCAGCTGGATACCGTGGAGAGCGTGCCCAACGGCCTGCGCATGCTGGCTGCCGGGCGCATCGAGCTGCTGGCCAGCAACCAGCGCAACACCCGGGCACCGCTGGCCGAGCTCGGCCTGGACGGCCAGCTGGTGCAGCTGCAGCCGGAGTTCGACGTGCAGCGCGGCTACTTCGCCTTCCCCCGCGACAGTGCCCATGCCGAACTGCGCGAGCGCTTCGACCGGGCCTTCACACGTGTCGTCGAACAGGGCCTGCTGGCCCGCCTGGCGGCGCCGCTGGAGGTGGAGGTGCCGTAG